The Candidatus Aegiribacteria sp. genome includes a window with the following:
- a CDS encoding B12-binding domain-containing radical SAM protein has protein sequence MRITAVNPPFLPDYSRGQRSPAVTKSGTLYYPIWLAYAAGALEQSGNELDLIDAPADGLDIAKTAIRIDEFNPSLVIVETSTPSIESDVRFADSLCKPGRTVMLVGTHPSALPEETLQLGSRFDGIVVGEYEIPLVKLAQAIEVSGNPAEIPGLFLRGPKGEGYSTGHSERLDDLDSLPFVSTVYAKHLNIKNYNNPNALYPQVMIMGGRGCPYECTFCVFPQVLQGRKFRYRSIDNIIREMLWVQDNLPDARAVFFEDDTISVDKKRLRELAEAMIRADVSISWTSNIRANVDYETLSICRRAGLRSVCVGFESGSDEMLRNMKKGITTEMSRAFMRNAAKAGVLVHGCFMVGTRGETGKTMEETLEFALEINPDTAQFYPMMVYPGTEAYRQADESGNLTATEWRDWLTEDGLHNCVVSTDELTSEQLVDFCDHARRKFYLRPLYIFRKMRACLLDADERKRTFRAFSTFRKYILRNSRKK, from the coding sequence ATGAGAATTACAGCTGTTAACCCGCCGTTTCTTCCCGATTACAGCAGAGGACAGAGAAGCCCGGCAGTTACAAAGAGCGGGACACTTTACTACCCGATATGGCTTGCTTACGCTGCCGGTGCTCTTGAACAGAGCGGGAATGAACTGGATCTGATTGATGCCCCCGCTGACGGGCTTGATATTGCGAAGACCGCGATCAGAATTGACGAATTCAATCCCTCACTTGTAATAGTGGAGACTTCCACGCCATCCATTGAATCGGATGTCAGGTTCGCGGACAGTCTCTGTAAGCCGGGAAGGACTGTTATGCTTGTGGGGACTCATCCATCTGCTCTCCCGGAGGAGACACTCCAGCTGGGCAGCAGATTTGACGGGATTGTTGTGGGAGAGTATGAGATACCTCTTGTTAAGCTTGCTCAAGCAATTGAAGTAAGCGGAAATCCAGCTGAAATACCGGGTCTGTTTCTGAGGGGTCCGAAAGGAGAAGGTTATTCTACGGGGCATTCAGAAAGACTGGATGATCTTGATTCTCTTCCATTTGTCAGTACAGTGTATGCGAAACACCTCAATATCAAAAACTATAACAATCCTAATGCTCTTTATCCGCAGGTTATGATCATGGGTGGCAGGGGCTGTCCTTATGAATGTACGTTCTGCGTATTTCCCCAGGTTCTTCAGGGAAGAAAATTTCGATATCGATCGATAGATAATATCATCCGGGAAATGCTCTGGGTGCAGGATAATCTTCCCGATGCCAGAGCGGTATTCTTTGAAGACGATACTATTTCCGTTGACAAAAAGAGACTGCGTGAATTGGCTGAAGCGATGATCAGAGCAGATGTGTCAATTTCCTGGACATCCAACATTCGTGCGAATGTCGATTACGAGACGCTTTCAATTTGCAGGAGAGCAGGGCTTCGATCGGTCTGCGTAGGTTTCGAGAGCGGCAGCGACGAAATGCTCAGAAATATGAAGAAGGGTATAACAACTGAGATGTCCAGGGCATTCATGCGGAACGCTGCTAAGGCGGGTGTTCTGGTGCATGGGTGTTTTATGGTTGGAACAAGAGGGGAAACCGGTAAAACAATGGAGGAGACCCTTGAATTCGCGCTGGAGATCAATCCTGATACAGCGCAGTTCTATCCAATGATGGTTTATCCAGGCACAGAAGCATACCGGCAGGCGGATGAATCGGGAAATCTTACCGCTACTGAATGGAGGGACTGGCTGACGGAGGACGGACTTCACAACTGTGTTGTCAGCACGGATGAGCTTACATCAGAACAGCTCGTTGATTTCTGTGACCATGCGCGCAGGAAATTCTACCTCAGGCCGCTTTATATTTTCAGGAAAATGCGTGCATGCCTGCTGGATGCTGACGAACGAAAGAGGACATTCAGGGCTTTCTCAACCTTCCGGAAATATATACTCAGAAATTCGAGAAAAAAATGA
- a CDS encoding sugar transferase: protein MKFVPVRKADRVLSVLLVISDAIAIPASFILTWFLRTSVLRSLLPGFYHSIQTYITVLPVVAILWLISFAGVGLYKPKRYLGSLGELQKLMKALLYLAVALMAASYLVRMDYSRIMLLMFIGISIPVAAATRSVGRRIAHIIAPIAEVPRIIVVGTGEVASRIISALLNLPGKPPEIIGIVSPGDIENDEFEGIPIVASLADIVEQIKTLKVDEVFFAAPELDRSEMLSIISNVTGNEVHFRLVTDLFEIAIGGTDLDDMVKLPIIEIGYGEPGTLHRITKRITDVLISIFMAVLLFPLMAVLYLILLVTGKGSPIFKQRRVGLKGKEFTLLKFRTMKPDSHEYEVAPVSMDDTRVTRTGKFLRRTSLDELPQLFNVIRGEMSLVGPRPEMTFIVKEYNAWQRHRLDVKPGLTGMWQIMGRKELPLHDNLEYDYYYIRNQSLMLDFTILMKTLITIFRGRGAY from the coding sequence ATGAAATTCGTTCCTGTTAGAAAAGCAGATCGTGTTCTCAGCGTGCTGCTGGTTATTTCGGATGCGATTGCAATTCCTGCATCATTCATTCTGACCTGGTTTCTGAGGACTTCTGTTCTCAGATCCTTGCTGCCGGGATTTTACCATTCCATCCAGACTTACATCACGGTTCTGCCGGTTGTTGCTATACTGTGGCTGATTTCCTTTGCCGGAGTCGGGCTCTACAAACCAAAGCGTTATCTGGGAAGTCTTGGTGAACTGCAGAAGCTCATGAAAGCCCTTTTGTATCTTGCTGTTGCGCTGATGGCAGCAAGCTATCTTGTACGGATGGACTATTCGAGAATAATGCTTCTCATGTTTATCGGAATCTCAATTCCCGTGGCTGCTGCCACTCGATCTGTCGGGAGAAGGATTGCGCATATCATAGCGCCCATTGCAGAAGTACCGAGGATTATTGTTGTTGGCACAGGAGAAGTAGCTTCGAGGATTATATCAGCTCTTTTAAATCTGCCAGGGAAGCCCCCGGAGATAATCGGTATCGTATCTCCCGGAGATATCGAAAATGATGAATTTGAGGGTATACCAATTGTAGCATCACTTGCAGACATAGTTGAACAGATAAAAACTTTAAAGGTTGATGAGGTATTTTTCGCTGCGCCTGAGCTTGATAGATCCGAGATGCTGTCGATTATATCGAATGTTACCGGAAACGAGGTTCATTTTCGACTTGTAACCGATCTGTTTGAGATCGCCATAGGCGGAACAGATCTGGATGATATGGTTAAACTGCCAATTATTGAAATCGGTTATGGTGAGCCTGGAACCCTGCACAGAATTACAAAGAGAATTACGGATGTTCTTATTTCTATTTTCATGGCAGTGCTTCTTTTCCCATTGATGGCTGTTCTGTATCTGATTCTTCTGGTTACAGGTAAGGGATCACCGATCTTTAAACAGAGAAGGGTTGGATTGAAAGGGAAGGAATTCACTCTGCTGAAATTCAGAACAATGAAACCTGATTCGCATGAATATGAGGTTGCTCCGGTATCCATGGATGATACAAGAGTTACCCGGACCGGGAAATTCCTCAGAAGAACCAGTCTGGATGAACTTCCGCAGCTGTTCAACGTCATCCGTGGCGAAATGAGCCTTGTTGGACCAAGACCCGAGATGACTTTTATCGTAAAGGAGTATAACGCCTGGCAGCGTCACAGACTGGATGTTAAACCGGGCCTTACCGGAATGTGGCAGATAATGGGAAGAAAAGAGCTTCCCCTGCACGACAACCTGGAATATGATTACTACTACATCAGAAATCAGTCATTGATGCTTGATTTTACTATTCTGATGAAAACGCTGATCACGATTTTCAGGGGAAGGGGAGCATATTGA
- a CDS encoding undecaprenyl/decaprenyl-phosphate alpha-N-acetylglucosaminyl 1-phosphate transferase, whose amino-acid sequence MHVSIIGIAFLGTLTLSAIFTPAVRRIALRTNVVDRPGSRKRHLLTTPLLGGLSIYLAFGIVLLAGMIILKDPSGNMTSLGWKPLCLLVILGGGLMALVGLVDDILGLSPVLKLVFHTFATLVVGFIFVVKGTLLNIFLTGSSLAWLAAPLTVLWLVGITNSLNLLDHADGLAAGSSAVAAIFFMIINLLSGNYPVALISAALAGASAGFLIFNYNPASIFMGDCGSNMLGFVLGIIAVLGVYTPEGSIREIAVLAPLLVLSIPLVDTVFVLNYRRKTGKPLFSGDRNHLAHRLMRIGLSHSQAVKVLIVIAILMGILALLLPTLKPYQAVLVLAHALGLISLLSFFISRAEKVKKE is encoded by the coding sequence ATGCATGTCAGTATAATCGGTATTGCATTCCTTGGAACTCTCACTTTAAGTGCGATTTTCACTCCCGCTGTACGGCGTATCGCTTTAAGAACCAATGTTGTTGACAGACCCGGATCCAGGAAAAGGCATCTGCTTACTACACCCCTGCTCGGAGGTCTTTCGATTTATCTCGCATTCGGCATTGTTCTTTTGGCGGGTATGATTATCTTGAAAGATCCATCCGGTAATATGACTTCTCTTGGCTGGAAACCACTCTGCCTGCTTGTAATTCTTGGCGGTGGATTGATGGCGTTGGTTGGCCTTGTGGATGATATACTCGGATTATCTCCTGTTCTCAAGCTTGTATTTCACACTTTTGCCACGCTTGTTGTAGGGTTCATTTTTGTTGTTAAAGGAACCCTGCTCAATATTTTTCTGACAGGCAGCAGTCTTGCCTGGCTTGCAGCTCCACTCACGGTGTTATGGCTTGTCGGAATTACGAATTCTCTGAATCTTCTTGATCATGCGGATGGCCTTGCAGCCGGATCGAGTGCCGTTGCCGCGATATTTTTCATGATTATCAATCTCCTGTCAGGTAATTATCCTGTAGCCTTAATTAGTGCTGCGCTTGCCGGAGCTTCAGCCGGTTTCCTGATTTTCAACTATAATCCTGCGTCCATTTTTATGGGTGATTGCGGAAGTAATATGCTGGGTTTTGTGCTGGGTATCATTGCTGTTCTCGGTGTTTACACGCCTGAGGGTTCCATTCGTGAGATAGCTGTGCTCGCTCCACTGCTTGTGCTTTCCATTCCTCTGGTTGATACAGTGTTTGTACTGAACTACAGAAGGAAGACAGGCAAGCCTCTCTTTAGCGGAGACAGAAATCATCTTGCTCACCGTCTGATGAGAATCGGACTCTCTCATAGCCAGGCTGTAAAGGTTTTGATTGTGATTGCTATACTTATGGGAATCCTTGCCCTTCTTCTGCCTACACTTAAACCTTATCAGGCTGTATTGGTACTGGCTCACGCTCTCGGGCTTATCAGCCTCCTGTCATTCTTCATCAGCCGCGCAGAGAAGGTAAAAAAAGAATGA
- the ugpC gene encoding sn-glycerol-3-phosphate ABC transporter ATP-binding protein UgpC yields MASVRFEGISKIYQKDILALAKFTLEVEDGELLALVGPSGCGKSTTLRLLAGLEEPTTGELFIDDQPITDKKPQDRDIAMVFQNYALYPHMTVFDNMAFSLRMKKMPKELINKNVQETAEILGISDYLNRRPRELSGGQRQRVAVGRAIVRHPSVFLFDEPLSNLDAKLRVQMRNELSRLHTRLQATMIYVTHDQAEAMTLGDRIVVLKDGYIQQIASPLDLYDFPENSFVAGFIGSPAMNFLPVSLEGSVLRSGDNLIQASIYSGVPDGEYTFGIRPEDIHPAADAPLEGRVEVLETLGNENIIYMKFAGRQFTVRCGPQVQIVPGETLRFSIDISRSHLFDPDGIRVKVDV; encoded by the coding sequence TTGGCATCTGTGAGATTTGAGGGGATTAGTAAGATCTATCAGAAAGATATCCTTGCACTCGCGAAATTTACTCTGGAAGTTGAAGATGGCGAATTACTTGCTCTTGTAGGACCCAGCGGGTGCGGCAAATCAACAACTCTCAGATTACTTGCAGGACTGGAAGAGCCCACAACAGGAGAGCTTTTCATAGATGATCAGCCAATCACAGATAAGAAGCCGCAGGATAGGGATATTGCGATGGTTTTCCAGAATTATGCTCTGTATCCTCACATGACGGTATTTGACAATATGGCTTTTTCTCTGAGAATGAAGAAGATGCCGAAAGAACTTATCAATAAGAATGTTCAGGAAACAGCGGAAATACTTGGTATTTCAGATTATCTTAATCGGAGACCCAGAGAGCTTTCAGGTGGTCAGCGCCAGAGAGTTGCGGTTGGCAGAGCAATTGTCAGACATCCATCCGTATTTCTTTTTGATGAACCTCTTTCCAACCTTGATGCTAAACTCAGGGTGCAGATGCGAAACGAATTAAGCCGGCTCCACACCAGGCTTCAGGCAACGATGATTTACGTAACACATGATCAGGCAGAAGCAATGACTCTCGGGGACAGGATAGTTGTCCTGAAGGATGGCTATATTCAGCAGATCGCTTCACCTCTTGATTTATATGATTTCCCTGAGAACAGCTTTGTCGCAGGATTCATAGGCAGCCCCGCAATGAATTTCCTTCCTGTAAGCCTTGAGGGTTCAGTGCTGCGTTCAGGTGATAATCTGATACAGGCTTCCATTTATTCTGGTGTGCCTGATGGGGAATATACATTTGGAATCAGACCTGAGGATATTCATCCTGCTGCTGACGCTCCACTTGAGGGTCGTGTGGAGGTTCTTGAAACTCTTGGAAATGAAAATATTATTTACATGAAATTCGCCGGAAGGCAGTTCACAGTCAGATGCGGTCCTCAAGTTCAGATTGTTCCTGGAGAGACCCTCAGATTTTCGATTGATATCAGTAGAAGTCATTTATTTGATCCTGACGGCATCCGAGTAAAGGTTGATGTATGA
- a CDS encoding glycosyltransferase: MNDLTNSSVRASVIIPSYNDSDQLVRCLDALDCQTVRNSLEIIVSLDGGNPLPPRIQEKADMIVEGSHSGPASARNRGWRASSGEYILFTDSDCEPEKDWAERLLSVLKAGADAVKGAYSSGGSIIIQRLAQIEFEERYQLLIKHGDTDLVDTYSAGFKREALERAAGFDESFPMPDHEDVDLSYRMKAMGMNLMFEPDALVAHTHRESWGEYFRMKVSRGRWRMKVLRKFPDKAGGGSYTPFALKLQIIMCMLLPLIFVLSITGYPSFAGMWAGCIIISSIPLMLIAAGNEPFLIPILPLFVVWRGCALFSGILLGIFTAGKAGE, translated from the coding sequence ATGAACGATCTCACGAATTCATCTGTTCGGGCAAGTGTAATCATACCCAGTTACAATGATTCAGATCAGCTTGTCAGATGTCTGGATGCTCTCGATTGTCAGACAGTCAGAAACAGTCTTGAAATCATTGTTTCTCTTGACGGCGGGAATCCGCTTCCTCCACGAATACAGGAAAAAGCTGACATGATAGTGGAGGGATCGCACTCCGGTCCCGCTTCAGCAAGGAACAGAGGGTGGAGAGCCTCCAGTGGTGAGTACATACTCTTTACGGATTCGGATTGCGAACCTGAAAAAGACTGGGCTGAACGATTGCTCAGTGTACTGAAAGCAGGAGCTGATGCTGTAAAAGGAGCTTACTCAAGCGGAGGATCGATAATCATTCAGAGACTTGCGCAGATAGAATTTGAGGAAAGGTATCAGCTCTTAATAAAACACGGAGATACAGATCTTGTTGATACATATTCTGCAGGTTTTAAAAGAGAAGCTCTGGAGCGTGCAGCAGGATTTGATGAGTCGTTTCCAATGCCTGATCATGAGGATGTGGATCTTTCTTATCGAATGAAAGCCATGGGCATGAATCTTATGTTTGAACCGGATGCTCTGGTCGCCCATACACACAGAGAGAGCTGGGGAGAGTACTTCCGGATGAAAGTATCCAGGGGAAGATGGAGAATGAAAGTTCTCAGAAAGTTTCCGGATAAGGCTGGAGGAGGATCTTATACTCCATTCGCGCTGAAACTGCAGATCATCATGTGTATGCTTCTTCCTCTCATTTTTGTACTGTCAATAACGGGATATCCATCATTTGCTGGTATGTGGGCCGGATGCATCATCATCTCTTCAATTCCTCTTATGCTGATAGCTGCGGGGAATGAGCCATTTCTGATTCCCATTCTTCCTCTTTTTGTAGTATGGCGCGGGTGTGCGCTTTTTTCTGGAATCCTGTTGGGTATATTTACCGCCGGAAAGGCGGGAGAATGA
- a CDS encoding glycosyltransferase family 9 protein — translation MPEAPVLFVKTHAFGDSMICTPVVQALIKEKKGICWVLTGPSAADVWERVPGIDRIFTAPVPPSGRSGYTGFLKWTIRNRKHLRGVAESFVFQGSPAVRRWVRFLTGAPMRSGGGSALGNWEEVFPMKETDYAGYSYSKTAGVQPSDWRPLFSLKNSEREWVDKLGISGSYFAIAPGGGRNPRDNVLEKRWQPSKYATIANRLGKMGIRVLLVGGIGDSDAAEEMISMVTSEVLNMTGKTTWGQTAALFDRCIGFLGADSGTAHLAVARKLPSVVLFGPTSPCTLYAEGLITPVVADVPCSPCYSNSLFPGCSQKRAICMDSLGTDDTWFSIQKVMHENYSC, via the coding sequence ATGCCTGAAGCGCCAGTACTCTTTGTAAAGACACACGCCTTCGGAGACTCGATGATCTGTACACCTGTTGTACAGGCTCTCATAAAGGAGAAAAAGGGAATCTGCTGGGTTCTTACAGGTCCCTCTGCTGCAGATGTATGGGAGCGTGTTCCCGGCATTGACAGAATATTTACAGCACCGGTTCCGCCATCGGGCAGATCCGGTTACACAGGATTCCTTAAATGGACTATCCGGAATAGAAAACATCTGAGAGGTGTTGCCGAGTCATTTGTATTTCAGGGTTCTCCCGCAGTAAGAAGGTGGGTGAGGTTTCTGACCGGAGCGCCAATGAGATCCGGAGGAGGTTCAGCTCTCGGAAACTGGGAAGAGGTGTTTCCGATGAAGGAGACGGACTACGCAGGATATTCCTATTCAAAAACTGCCGGGGTCCAACCCTCTGACTGGAGACCGCTTTTTTCGCTCAAAAATTCAGAGCGTGAATGGGTTGACAAACTTGGAATAAGCGGTTCGTATTTTGCCATTGCGCCGGGTGGAGGAAGAAATCCGCGAGATAACGTCCTGGAGAAGAGATGGCAGCCTTCGAAATACGCGACCATCGCGAACAGGCTGGGAAAGATGGGCATCAGGGTGCTTCTTGTAGGAGGAATCGGTGACAGTGACGCTGCAGAAGAAATGATTTCCATGGTTACTTCAGAGGTGTTAAACATGACCGGAAAAACAACATGGGGTCAGACAGCCGCCCTGTTTGATAGATGTATTGGATTTCTGGGCGCTGACAGCGGGACGGCACACCTGGCTGTTGCCAGAAAATTGCCATCCGTTGTACTGTTCGGTCCGACTTCACCCTGTACTCTGTACGCTGAGGGTCTTATTACTCCCGTTGTCGCGGATGTTCCATGTTCGCCGTGCTATTCAAACAGTCTTTTCCCCGGTTGTTCGCAGAAAAGAGCGATCTGCATGGATTCACTGGGAACTGACGATACATGGTTTTCGATTCAGAAGGTGATGCATGAGAATTACAGCTGTTAA